In Synechococcales cyanobacterium T60_A2020_003, the genomic stretch AGCCGCACTGGTTCCCGATGCGGATAACCCCGAAAGCAGAAAACAGAGTAAATCTAGCCAGTTGCGGATAAAGGGATCGTGTACCACCCCGTTCATGATCGTGCTAAACGGGCCTGCAAGCTTGAAGGCGTTAAACGTATGAGGCAGGAGCGCAGGTAGATAGTGGCCTACGGTGGTCAACGCTCCCCCGTCTAATCGCACCGCTGCGGAAGGAATAGCGATCGCCGCATCTTTCAAGGGTCGCATGACCTGCTGCAGCCGTCGCCATTCTTGTACGGCACTACTCCCTCGCACGGTTTCCAGCACCTCACAAAACTGATTGGCTCCGACAGCGGTATCGAAGTCGCCTTCCGGTAAGCAACAGCGCCAGGTGTCGTAGAGTGCCCAGTCGATGTCAGCGGCGATCGCGTCTAGCACATGGCGTAGGGGATTCGCAGATGGATGCGATAACCCAGAGTAGAGGGAAGGGCCCGAATCAAACCGATAGCCGTTGCGCTCAAAACTGTGGGCTGCCCCTCCAGGAATCGAGTGGCTTTCGCATACGATCACATTTAAACCGTATCGAGCCAGTAATGCACCACAACATAGCCCGCCAATACCGCTGCCAATAATCACGATGTCTGCATCGGCCACCATGCGCTGACTCCTCAAATCCAATTCCATCAGGCTGCTGATCATAGCCTTGGTATTCTATGGAATTATAAAGACGCTTCACTTGGCGATCGCCCTTCAAAAGGCTCATTTCAGGATAAATGGAGTACAGTTAGGGTAGCCGTCAGAACGACTGAATAAGCATTGCCTTTTGAGTTCTTGGGGGCGCATTGCAGGATTTATGGCATTCAAGGTTTCGTTGTTTTGTTTCTATCCCCCTATTGGAGCGAACTCATGGATCGACGTGAGTTTCTAACATGGATCGGTGTAGGTAGCCTAGCGACATCATTGCCAATAGCGATCGCTGCCTGTGCCCCCGAATCAACCAGTTCAGACACGAGTGCTAGCCCATCGGCTGATGGTGAAGTCGTCGGTACTGTATCTGAACTGAGTCGCGATCGCCCCATCCTCAGAGAAGACACAGCTCTTGGCGCAGTGATGGTGATTCAAGATGCTAACAATACCGCGATCGCGGTGAATCCGACCTGCCCCCACGCAGGTTGTATGGTCGATTGGAAGGCAGCTCAAAATCTATTCGTTTGCCCCTGTCACAACTCGCAGTTTGGCCCAGATGGCAGCCTTGTCCAAGGCCCCTCCACTAAACCCCTTGCATCCTATGCTGTCTCTGTGGAGGGGGACAATATCGTTGTGCGGTAAATGAGGCTAATGCGCCTCCGAATGAATTGCTTTGGATGAGACTCTACTTTGTACACTACGACGAAAGGGTAGCCAACTGTTTGCCCGAATTTTCGAATCGAGCTTGGAACCATTCCCGGACGGAGGTATCCGTTTATCCACACAATCTACGATCTTGCTAAAAACCGGACGGATTGTGCTGTCTCTCATAGTGTAGGATTTCCCTAGAAATTCAACCTAAAACTCCTGGGACAGGCTCATACGACAGTCTGCGGTCTGAAATATGAGTTGCCCGTTTGTCAGTGTTTCCAGCGACCACCCAGTACTTTTACGAGGTG encodes the following:
- a CDS encoding ubiquinol-cytochrome c reductase iron-sulfur subunit produces the protein MDRREFLTWIGVGSLATSLPIAIAACAPESTSSDTSASPSADGEVVGTVSELSRDRPILREDTALGAVMVIQDANNTAIAVNPTCPHAGCMVDWKAAQNLFVCPCHNSQFGPDGSLVQGPSTKPLASYAVSVEGDNIVVR